One genomic segment of Peromyscus leucopus breed LL Stock chromosome 23, UCI_PerLeu_2.1, whole genome shotgun sequence includes these proteins:
- the Pop5 gene encoding ribonuclease P/MRP protein subunit POP5 produces the protein MVRFKHRYLLCELVSEDARCRLSLDDRVLGGLVRDTIARVHGTFGAAACSVGFAVRYLNAYTGVVLLRCRKDFYQLVWSALPFITHLESKGHRYPCFFNTLHVGGTIRTCQKFLIQYNRRQLLILLQNCTDEGERAAIKKSVSRSCLLEKEPAEELSDSVGEEAMEAAE, from the exons ATGGTGCGGTTCAAGCACAG GTACCTTCTGTGCGAGCTGGTGTCGGAGGACGCGCGCTGCCGCCTGAGCCTGGACGACCGCGTGCTGGGCGGCCTCGTCCGCGACACGATCGCCCGGGTGCACGGGACCTTCGGCGCCGCCGCCTGCTCCGTGGGCTTTGCAG TCCGATACCTCAATGCCTACACTGGGGTAGTGCTGCTTCGATGCCGAAAGGACTTCTACCAGCTCGTGTGGTCAGCTCTTCCTTTCATCACGCATTTGGAGAGCAAAGGACACCGTTATCCGTGCTTTTTCAACACACTGCACGTGGGAG GTACAATCAGAACCTGTCAGAAGTTCCTGATTCAGTACAACCGGAGACAGCTGTTGATCTTACTGCAGAACTGCACTGACGAAG GGGAACGGGCAGCCATTAAGAAGTCTGTCTCCAGAAGCTGCCTACTGGAGAAAGAGCCAGCCGAAGAGCTTTCCGACAGTGTTGGTGAGGAGGCCATGGAAGCAGCAGAGTGA
- the Rnf10 gene encoding RING finger protein 10 isoform X3, translated as MPQSSPSAAATASDMDKNSGSNSSSASSGSSKGQQPPRSASAGPAGESKPKSDGKNSNGSKRYNRKRESSYPKNENFSNQSRRSNSQKSKTFNKMPPQRGGGSSKPFSSSSNGGRRDEVAEAQRAEFSPAQFSGPKKINLNHLLNFTFEPRGQGGHFEGSGHGSWGKRNKWGHKPFNKELFLQANCQFVVSADQDYTAHFADPDTLVNWDFVEQVRICSHEVPSCPICLYPPTAAKITRCGHIFCWACILHYLSLSEKTWSKCPICYSSVHKKDLKSVVATESRQYVVGDTITMQLMKREKGVLVALPKSKWMNVDHPIHLGDEQHSQYSKLLLASKEQVLHRVVLEEKVALEQQLAEEKHTPESCFIEAALQEVKMREEALSGVAGGGEEEVTGVVAALEQLVLMAPLAKESVFQPRRGVLEYLSAWDEEAAEVRPLDSPRPLALPLVEEEEAVSEPEPEGLPEACEMAEAADASLGEGTICTESSQEERLTKPGFPQLNSSPCYYFYQAEDGQHMFLHPVNVRCLVREYGSLEQSPEKISATVVEIAGYSMSEDVRQRHRYLSHLPLTCEFSICELALQPPVVSKETLELFSDPEVHIPLENLQQFPAFNSYTCSPDSALGPTSTEGHGALSLSPLSRSPGSHADLLLSPLSPAASQGSPSFCVGSLEEDSPFLSFAQMLRVGKAKADVWPKTAPKKDENSLVPPAPVDSDGESDNSDRVPVPSFQNSFSQAIEAAFMKLDTPATSDPLSEDRGGKKRKKQKQKLLFSTSVVHTK; from the exons aTGGAAAGAACTCAAACGGATCCAAGCGTTACAATCGCAAGCGTGAATCTTCCTACcccaaaaatgaaaattttagcaaCCAGTCCCGTCGCTCCAATTCACAGAAAAGCAAAACTTTTAACAAGATGCCTCCTCAGAGGGGCGGTGGCAGCAGCAAACCCTTTAGCTCTTCTTCTAATGGTGGAAGACGAGATGAG GTAGCAGAGGCTCAGCGGGCAGAGTTTAGCCCTGCCCAGTTCTCTGGCCCTAAGAAGATCAACCTGAACCACTTGTTGAATTTCACCTTTGAACCCCGTGGCCAAGGAGGTCACTTTGAAGGCAGTGGACATGGCAGCTggggaaaaagaaacaagtggGGACACAAACCTTTTAACAAGGAACTTTTTTTACAGGCCAA CTGCCAGTTTGTGGTGTCTGCAGACCAGGACTACACAGCTCATTTTGCTGACCCTGACACCTTAGTGAACTGGGACTTTGTGGAACAAGTG CGCATCTGTAGCCATGAAGTGCCATCTTGCCCAATATGCCTCTATCCACCTACTGCAGCCAAGATAACCCGCTGCGGACACATTTTCTGCTGGGCATGCATCCTGCACTACCTTTCCCTCAGTGAGAAGACCTGGAGTAAATGTCCCATCTGCTACAGCTCTGTGCACAAGAAGGATCTCAAGAG TGTTGTTGCCACAGAGTCACGCCAGTATGTTGTGGGGGACACCATTACAATGCAGctgatgaagagagagaaaggagtgtTGGTGGCCTTGCCTAAATCCAAATGGATGAATGTAGACCATCCGATTCATCTAGGAG ATGAACAGCACAGCCAGTACTCCAAGTTGCTGCTGGCCTCTAAGGAGCAGGTGCTGCACCGAGTAGTTCTGGAGGAGAAAGTCGCGTTAGAGCAGCAGCTTGCAGAGGAGAAGCACACTCCTGAGTCCTGCTTTATTGAGGCCGCTCTCCAGGAGGTTAAG ATGCGGGAAGAGGCTCTGTCTGGAGTGGCTGGAGGCGGAGAGGAGGAGGTCACTGGTGTCGTGGCTGCTCTGGAACAACTGGTGCTGATGGCTCCCCTGGCGAAGGAGTCCGTTTTCCAACCCAGGAGG GGGGTGCTAGAGTACCTGTCTGCTTGGGATGAAGAAGCTGCAGAAGTTCGTCCTCTGGACTCCCCTCGTCCTCTCGCTCTCCCTTTGGTAGAAGAAGAGGAAGCAGTGTCTGAGCCCGAACCTGAGGGGCTGCCAGAAGCCTGTGagatggcagaggcagcagatgccAGTCTTGGCGAGGGGACCATTTGTACTGAGTCAAGCCAGGAGGAGCGCCTCACGAAGCCAGGCTTCCCCCAGCTAAACAGCTCTCCTTGTTACTACTTCTACCAAG CGGAGGACGGACAACACATGTTCCTGCACCCCGTCAATGTGCGCTGCCTGGTGCGCGAGTACGGCAGCCTGGAGCAGAGTCCAGAGAAGATCTCAGCAACGGTGGTAGAGATTGCTGGCTACTCCATGTCTGAG GACGTTCGACAGCGCCATAGGTATCTCTCTCACTTGCCACTCACCTGTGAGTTCAGCATCTGTGAACTGGCTCTGCAGCCTCCCGTGGTCTCGAAGGAAACCCTAGAGCTGTTCTCAG ATCCTGAAGTCCACATTCCCCTAGAGAACCTTCAGCAGTTTCCTGCCTTCAATTCCTATACCTGCTCCCCTGATTCTGCTTTGGGTCCCACCAGCACTGAGGGCCATGGggccctctccctttctcctcttagcAGAAGTCCAGGTTCTCATGCAG ACCTTCTGCTGAGCCCTTTGTCACCCGCCGCCAGTCAGGGCAGTCCTTCCTTCTGCGTCGGGAGTCTGGAAGAAGACTCgcccttcctttcctttgccCAG ATGCTGAGGGTCGGGAAAGCAAAAGCAGACGTGTGGCCCAAAACTGCTCCAAAGAAAG atgaGAATAGCTTGGTTCCTCCTGCCCCTGTGGACAGCGATGGAGAGAGTGATAACTCTGACCGTGTTCCTGTGCCCAGTTTCCAAAATTCCTTCAGCCAAGCTATTGAAGCAGCCTTCATGAAATTGGACACACCGGCTACTTCAGACCCCCTCTCTG aagacagaggaggaaagaaacggaagaagcagaaacagaagctCCTGTTCAGCACCTCGGTCGTCCACACCAAGTGA
- the Rnf10 gene encoding RING finger protein 10 isoform X2 encodes MPQSSPSAAATASDMDKNSGSNSSSASSGSSKGQQPPRSASAGPAGESKPKSDGKNSNGSKRYNRKRESSYPKNENFSNQSRRSNSQKSKTFNKMPPQRGGGSSKPFSSSSNGGRRDEVAEAQRAEFSPAQFSGPKKINLNHLLNFTFEPRGQGGHFEGSGHGSWGKRNKWGHKPFNKELFLQANCQFVVSADQDYTAHFADPDTLVNWDFVEQVRICSHEVPSCPICLYPPTAAKITRCGHIFCWACILHYLSLSEKTWSKCPICYSSVHKKDLKSVVATESRQYVVGDTITMQLMKREKGVLVALPKSKWMNVDHPIHLGDEQHSQYSKLLLASKEQVLHRVVLEEKVALEQQLAEEKHTPESCFIEAALQEVKMREEALSGVAGGGEEEVTGVVAALEQLVLMAPLAKESVFQPRRGVLEYLSAWDEEAAEVRPLDSPRPLALPLVEEEEAVSEPEPEGLPEACEMAEAADASLGEGTICTESSQEERLTKPGFPQLNSSPCYYFYQAEDGQHMFLHPVNVRCLVREYGSLEQSPEKISATVVEIAGYSMSEDVRQRHRYLSHLPLTCEFSICELALQPPVVSKETLELFSDDIEKRKRQRQKKAREERRRERRIEMEENQRQGRYPEVHIPLENLQQFPAFNSYTCSPDSALGPTSTEGHGALSLSPLSRSPGSHADLLLSPLSPAASQGSPSFCVGSLEEDSPFLSFAQMLRVGKAKADVWPKTAPKKDENSLVPPAPVDSDGESDNSDRVPVPSFQNSFSQAIEAAFMKLDTPATSDPLSDRGGKKRKKQKQKLLFSTSVVHTK; translated from the exons aTGGAAAGAACTCAAACGGATCCAAGCGTTACAATCGCAAGCGTGAATCTTCCTACcccaaaaatgaaaattttagcaaCCAGTCCCGTCGCTCCAATTCACAGAAAAGCAAAACTTTTAACAAGATGCCTCCTCAGAGGGGCGGTGGCAGCAGCAAACCCTTTAGCTCTTCTTCTAATGGTGGAAGACGAGATGAG GTAGCAGAGGCTCAGCGGGCAGAGTTTAGCCCTGCCCAGTTCTCTGGCCCTAAGAAGATCAACCTGAACCACTTGTTGAATTTCACCTTTGAACCCCGTGGCCAAGGAGGTCACTTTGAAGGCAGTGGACATGGCAGCTggggaaaaagaaacaagtggGGACACAAACCTTTTAACAAGGAACTTTTTTTACAGGCCAA CTGCCAGTTTGTGGTGTCTGCAGACCAGGACTACACAGCTCATTTTGCTGACCCTGACACCTTAGTGAACTGGGACTTTGTGGAACAAGTG CGCATCTGTAGCCATGAAGTGCCATCTTGCCCAATATGCCTCTATCCACCTACTGCAGCCAAGATAACCCGCTGCGGACACATTTTCTGCTGGGCATGCATCCTGCACTACCTTTCCCTCAGTGAGAAGACCTGGAGTAAATGTCCCATCTGCTACAGCTCTGTGCACAAGAAGGATCTCAAGAG TGTTGTTGCCACAGAGTCACGCCAGTATGTTGTGGGGGACACCATTACAATGCAGctgatgaagagagagaaaggagtgtTGGTGGCCTTGCCTAAATCCAAATGGATGAATGTAGACCATCCGATTCATCTAGGAG ATGAACAGCACAGCCAGTACTCCAAGTTGCTGCTGGCCTCTAAGGAGCAGGTGCTGCACCGAGTAGTTCTGGAGGAGAAAGTCGCGTTAGAGCAGCAGCTTGCAGAGGAGAAGCACACTCCTGAGTCCTGCTTTATTGAGGCCGCTCTCCAGGAGGTTAAG ATGCGGGAAGAGGCTCTGTCTGGAGTGGCTGGAGGCGGAGAGGAGGAGGTCACTGGTGTCGTGGCTGCTCTGGAACAACTGGTGCTGATGGCTCCCCTGGCGAAGGAGTCCGTTTTCCAACCCAGGAGG GGGGTGCTAGAGTACCTGTCTGCTTGGGATGAAGAAGCTGCAGAAGTTCGTCCTCTGGACTCCCCTCGTCCTCTCGCTCTCCCTTTGGTAGAAGAAGAGGAAGCAGTGTCTGAGCCCGAACCTGAGGGGCTGCCAGAAGCCTGTGagatggcagaggcagcagatgccAGTCTTGGCGAGGGGACCATTTGTACTGAGTCAAGCCAGGAGGAGCGCCTCACGAAGCCAGGCTTCCCCCAGCTAAACAGCTCTCCTTGTTACTACTTCTACCAAG CGGAGGACGGACAACACATGTTCCTGCACCCCGTCAATGTGCGCTGCCTGGTGCGCGAGTACGGCAGCCTGGAGCAGAGTCCAGAGAAGATCTCAGCAACGGTGGTAGAGATTGCTGGCTACTCCATGTCTGAG GACGTTCGACAGCGCCATAGGTATCTCTCTCACTTGCCACTCACCTGTGAGTTCAGCATCTGTGAACTGGCTCTGCAGCCTCCCGTGGTCTCGAAGGAAACCCTAGAGCTGTTCTCAG ATGACATTGAGAAAAGGAAGCGGCAGCGCCAAAAGAAGGCTCGAGAGGAGCGTCGCCGGGAGCGCAGGATTGAGATGGAGGAGAACCAGAGACAGGGCAGGT ATCCTGAAGTCCACATTCCCCTAGAGAACCTTCAGCAGTTTCCTGCCTTCAATTCCTATACCTGCTCCCCTGATTCTGCTTTGGGTCCCACCAGCACTGAGGGCCATGGggccctctccctttctcctcttagcAGAAGTCCAGGTTCTCATGCAG ACCTTCTGCTGAGCCCTTTGTCACCCGCCGCCAGTCAGGGCAGTCCTTCCTTCTGCGTCGGGAGTCTGGAAGAAGACTCgcccttcctttcctttgccCAG ATGCTGAGGGTCGGGAAAGCAAAAGCAGACGTGTGGCCCAAAACTGCTCCAAAGAAAG atgaGAATAGCTTGGTTCCTCCTGCCCCTGTGGACAGCGATGGAGAGAGTGATAACTCTGACCGTGTTCCTGTGCCCAGTTTCCAAAATTCCTTCAGCCAAGCTATTGAAGCAGCCTTCATGAAATTGGACACACCGGCTACTTCAGACCCCCTCTCTG acagaggaggaaagaaacggaagaagcagaaacagaagctCCTGTTCAGCACCTCGGTCGTCCACACCAAGTGA
- the Rnf10 gene encoding RING finger protein 10 isoform X1, which translates to MPQSSPSAAATASDMDKNSGSNSSSASSGSSKGQQPPRSASAGPAGESKPKSDGKNSNGSKRYNRKRESSYPKNENFSNQSRRSNSQKSKTFNKMPPQRGGGSSKPFSSSSNGGRRDEVAEAQRAEFSPAQFSGPKKINLNHLLNFTFEPRGQGGHFEGSGHGSWGKRNKWGHKPFNKELFLQANCQFVVSADQDYTAHFADPDTLVNWDFVEQVRICSHEVPSCPICLYPPTAAKITRCGHIFCWACILHYLSLSEKTWSKCPICYSSVHKKDLKSVVATESRQYVVGDTITMQLMKREKGVLVALPKSKWMNVDHPIHLGDEQHSQYSKLLLASKEQVLHRVVLEEKVALEQQLAEEKHTPESCFIEAALQEVKMREEALSGVAGGGEEEVTGVVAALEQLVLMAPLAKESVFQPRRGVLEYLSAWDEEAAEVRPLDSPRPLALPLVEEEEAVSEPEPEGLPEACEMAEAADASLGEGTICTESSQEERLTKPGFPQLNSSPCYYFYQAEDGQHMFLHPVNVRCLVREYGSLEQSPEKISATVVEIAGYSMSEDVRQRHRYLSHLPLTCEFSICELALQPPVVSKETLELFSDDIEKRKRQRQKKAREERRRERRIEMEENQRQGRYPEVHIPLENLQQFPAFNSYTCSPDSALGPTSTEGHGALSLSPLSRSPGSHADLLLSPLSPAASQGSPSFCVGSLEEDSPFLSFAQMLRVGKAKADVWPKTAPKKDENSLVPPAPVDSDGESDNSDRVPVPSFQNSFSQAIEAAFMKLDTPATSDPLSEDRGGKKRKKQKQKLLFSTSVVHTK; encoded by the exons aTGGAAAGAACTCAAACGGATCCAAGCGTTACAATCGCAAGCGTGAATCTTCCTACcccaaaaatgaaaattttagcaaCCAGTCCCGTCGCTCCAATTCACAGAAAAGCAAAACTTTTAACAAGATGCCTCCTCAGAGGGGCGGTGGCAGCAGCAAACCCTTTAGCTCTTCTTCTAATGGTGGAAGACGAGATGAG GTAGCAGAGGCTCAGCGGGCAGAGTTTAGCCCTGCCCAGTTCTCTGGCCCTAAGAAGATCAACCTGAACCACTTGTTGAATTTCACCTTTGAACCCCGTGGCCAAGGAGGTCACTTTGAAGGCAGTGGACATGGCAGCTggggaaaaagaaacaagtggGGACACAAACCTTTTAACAAGGAACTTTTTTTACAGGCCAA CTGCCAGTTTGTGGTGTCTGCAGACCAGGACTACACAGCTCATTTTGCTGACCCTGACACCTTAGTGAACTGGGACTTTGTGGAACAAGTG CGCATCTGTAGCCATGAAGTGCCATCTTGCCCAATATGCCTCTATCCACCTACTGCAGCCAAGATAACCCGCTGCGGACACATTTTCTGCTGGGCATGCATCCTGCACTACCTTTCCCTCAGTGAGAAGACCTGGAGTAAATGTCCCATCTGCTACAGCTCTGTGCACAAGAAGGATCTCAAGAG TGTTGTTGCCACAGAGTCACGCCAGTATGTTGTGGGGGACACCATTACAATGCAGctgatgaagagagagaaaggagtgtTGGTGGCCTTGCCTAAATCCAAATGGATGAATGTAGACCATCCGATTCATCTAGGAG ATGAACAGCACAGCCAGTACTCCAAGTTGCTGCTGGCCTCTAAGGAGCAGGTGCTGCACCGAGTAGTTCTGGAGGAGAAAGTCGCGTTAGAGCAGCAGCTTGCAGAGGAGAAGCACACTCCTGAGTCCTGCTTTATTGAGGCCGCTCTCCAGGAGGTTAAG ATGCGGGAAGAGGCTCTGTCTGGAGTGGCTGGAGGCGGAGAGGAGGAGGTCACTGGTGTCGTGGCTGCTCTGGAACAACTGGTGCTGATGGCTCCCCTGGCGAAGGAGTCCGTTTTCCAACCCAGGAGG GGGGTGCTAGAGTACCTGTCTGCTTGGGATGAAGAAGCTGCAGAAGTTCGTCCTCTGGACTCCCCTCGTCCTCTCGCTCTCCCTTTGGTAGAAGAAGAGGAAGCAGTGTCTGAGCCCGAACCTGAGGGGCTGCCAGAAGCCTGTGagatggcagaggcagcagatgccAGTCTTGGCGAGGGGACCATTTGTACTGAGTCAAGCCAGGAGGAGCGCCTCACGAAGCCAGGCTTCCCCCAGCTAAACAGCTCTCCTTGTTACTACTTCTACCAAG CGGAGGACGGACAACACATGTTCCTGCACCCCGTCAATGTGCGCTGCCTGGTGCGCGAGTACGGCAGCCTGGAGCAGAGTCCAGAGAAGATCTCAGCAACGGTGGTAGAGATTGCTGGCTACTCCATGTCTGAG GACGTTCGACAGCGCCATAGGTATCTCTCTCACTTGCCACTCACCTGTGAGTTCAGCATCTGTGAACTGGCTCTGCAGCCTCCCGTGGTCTCGAAGGAAACCCTAGAGCTGTTCTCAG ATGACATTGAGAAAAGGAAGCGGCAGCGCCAAAAGAAGGCTCGAGAGGAGCGTCGCCGGGAGCGCAGGATTGAGATGGAGGAGAACCAGAGACAGGGCAGGT ATCCTGAAGTCCACATTCCCCTAGAGAACCTTCAGCAGTTTCCTGCCTTCAATTCCTATACCTGCTCCCCTGATTCTGCTTTGGGTCCCACCAGCACTGAGGGCCATGGggccctctccctttctcctcttagcAGAAGTCCAGGTTCTCATGCAG ACCTTCTGCTGAGCCCTTTGTCACCCGCCGCCAGTCAGGGCAGTCCTTCCTTCTGCGTCGGGAGTCTGGAAGAAGACTCgcccttcctttcctttgccCAG ATGCTGAGGGTCGGGAAAGCAAAAGCAGACGTGTGGCCCAAAACTGCTCCAAAGAAAG atgaGAATAGCTTGGTTCCTCCTGCCCCTGTGGACAGCGATGGAGAGAGTGATAACTCTGACCGTGTTCCTGTGCCCAGTTTCCAAAATTCCTTCAGCCAAGCTATTGAAGCAGCCTTCATGAAATTGGACACACCGGCTACTTCAGACCCCCTCTCTG aagacagaggaggaaagaaacggaagaagcagaaacagaagctCCTGTTCAGCACCTCGGTCGTCCACACCAAGTGA